The following proteins are encoded in a genomic region of Enterocloster clostridioformis:
- a CDS encoding RNA degradosome polyphosphate kinase, whose protein sequence is MAESAGKPQASKSKTEKAKVEKNKAEKSDTLRAASVKGGSSRRNAGIKAESGSKADNTAQGNTAAGQEAAAIDFAADPTNYVNRELSWLEFNYRVLSESRDKSIPLFERLKFLSITASNLDEFYMVRVASLKDMVHAKYTKPDIAGLTPQEQLDRISERTHELVEMQYSTYNRSLVPALRQNGLRIITEHEDMTGEEAAYADEYFKKNVYPVLTPMAFDSSRPFPLIRNKTLNIAALLKKKSGEDEELEFAMVQVPSVISRIVELPREIDEDGKEQRVVILLEEIIERNMPALFLNYDIVASHPFRIMRNADLTIDEEEAVDLLEEIQKQLKKRQWGEAIRLEIEDNVDKRLLKILRKELSINSQDIFEINGPLDLTFLMKMYGLEGFELFKAPRYVPQPVPALMNEDDIFTNIRKGDILLHHPYQSFDPVVNFVRSAARDSEVLAIKQTLYRVSGNSPIIAALAEAADNGKQVSVLVELKARFDEENNINWAKMLEKAGCHVIYGLVGLKTHSKITLVVRMEEDGIRRYVHLGTGNYNDSTAKLYTDCGILTCNPQIGEDATAVFNMLSGYSEPLAWNKLSVAPLWLRGRFLRMIRRETEHARAGRPAHIMAKMNSLCDKEIITALYEASCAGVKVEMIIRGICCLKAGVPGLSENISVRSIVGNFLEHSRIFYFFNDASPEVYMGSADWMPRNLDRRVEIMFPVEDEILREKVIHILEVELEDNVKAHILQPDGSYEKEDKRGKVLVNSQEQFCREAVLMAKESADEEDPARSRVFKPVMSSN, encoded by the coding sequence ATGGCAGAATCAGCTGGAAAGCCTCAGGCATCTAAATCCAAGACAGAGAAAGCTAAAGTAGAGAAAAATAAAGCGGAGAAATCCGATACATTAAGGGCAGCTTCGGTAAAAGGCGGCTCATCCAGGCGAAATGCCGGGATTAAGGCAGAGTCCGGGAGTAAGGCGGATAATACGGCTCAGGGAAATACCGCGGCCGGACAGGAAGCAGCAGCCATTGATTTTGCGGCGGATCCGACGAATTATGTTAACCGTGAACTGAGCTGGCTGGAATTCAACTACCGTGTGCTCAGCGAGTCCAGGGACAAGAGCATCCCGCTTTTTGAGCGTCTTAAATTCCTGAGCATAACCGCCTCCAACCTGGACGAGTTTTATATGGTACGGGTGGCCTCCTTAAAGGACATGGTACACGCAAAGTACACCAAGCCCGACATTGCGGGCCTGACGCCCCAGGAACAGCTGGACCGGATCAGCGAGAGGACCCATGAGCTGGTGGAGATGCAGTATTCCACCTATAACCGTTCCCTGGTGCCCGCCTTAAGACAGAACGGGCTGCGCATCATAACAGAACATGAGGATATGACCGGGGAAGAAGCGGCATATGCGGACGAGTATTTTAAGAAGAACGTATATCCGGTCCTGACGCCCATGGCCTTTGATTCCTCCAGGCCCTTCCCGCTGATACGGAACAAGACGCTGAACATTGCCGCCCTTTTGAAAAAGAAGAGTGGTGAGGATGAGGAACTGGAATTCGCCATGGTGCAGGTTCCTTCGGTCATTTCCAGGATTGTGGAGCTGCCCAGGGAGATAGACGAGGACGGCAAGGAGCAGAGGGTGGTCATCCTTCTGGAGGAAATCATAGAGCGGAACATGCCTGCATTGTTCCTCAATTATGACATTGTGGCCTCCCATCCATTCCGCATCATGAGGAACGCCGACCTTACCATAGACGAGGAGGAGGCCGTGGACCTGCTGGAGGAAATCCAGAAGCAGCTTAAGAAACGTCAGTGGGGCGAGGCCATCCGCCTGGAAATAGAGGACAATGTGGATAAGCGCCTCCTTAAAATCCTCCGAAAGGAATTGTCCATTAACAGCCAGGATATCTTTGAGATTAACGGTCCCCTGGACCTGACATTCCTTATGAAGATGTACGGACTGGAAGGCTTTGAACTGTTCAAGGCGCCCCGGTATGTGCCCCAGCCCGTGCCGGCCCTTATGAATGAGGATGATATATTCACCAATATCAGGAAAGGCGATATTCTGCTTCACCATCCATATCAGAGCTTTGATCCGGTGGTGAACTTTGTGCGCAGCGCCGCAAGGGATTCGGAGGTCCTGGCCATCAAGCAGACCCTGTACCGTGTCAGCGGAAATTCTCCCATTATTGCGGCTCTGGCGGAGGCAGCGGACAATGGCAAGCAGGTGTCGGTGCTGGTGGAGCTGAAAGCCCGTTTTGACGAGGAGAACAATATCAACTGGGCAAAGATGCTTGAGAAGGCCGGATGCCATGTGATTTACGGTCTGGTGGGCCTTAAGACCCACAGCAAGATTACCCTGGTGGTAAGGATGGAGGAGGATGGAATCCGCCGCTATGTACATCTGGGCACCGGCAATTACAATGATTCCACGGCCAAGCTTTACACGGACTGCGGCATACTTACCTGCAATCCCCAGATAGGGGAGGACGCCACCGCCGTATTCAACATGCTGTCCGGTTATTCCGAGCCTCTGGCCTGGAATAAGCTGTCTGTGGCCCCCCTCTGGCTCAGGGGAAGGTTCCTGCGCATGATACGCAGGGAGACGGAGCATGCCAGGGCCGGCCGGCCGGCCCACATTATGGCCAAGATGAATTCCCTGTGTGACAAGGAAATCATCACAGCTCTGTATGAGGCGTCCTGCGCGGGAGTCAAGGTGGAAATGATTATCCGCGGCATCTGCTGCCTGAAGGCAGGTGTGCCGGGACTCAGCGAGAACATATCCGTGCGCTCCATTGTAGGCAACTTTCTGGAGCACAGCCGTATCTTTTATTTCTTCAATGACGCAAGCCCGGAGGTATACATGGGCAGCGCGGACTGGATGCCCAGGAACTTAGACCGCCGGGTGGAAATCATGTTCCCTGTTGAGGACGAGATATTAAGGGAAAAGGTAATCCATATTCTGGAAGTGGAGCTGGAGGACAATGTAAAGGCCCATATACTTCAGCCGGACGGCAGTTACGAGAAGGAGGATAAGAGGGGCAAGGTCCTGGTCAATTCCCAGGAGCAGTTCTGCAGGGAAGCTGTCCTTATGGCTAAGGAGTCCGCAGATGAGGAGGATCCGGCCAGGAGCAGGGTGTTTAAGCCGGTTATGAGCAGTAATTAG
- a CDS encoding ATP-binding protein, translating into MDIKDLVIYRNLEYQELFRDIAHLMGYAQGGHEPDGASCGGRLAELAVKYGFEGNLWHCFLAFCLANNENAYTTTCEITGPAGGSLDELAREDCRIFKALFDYDIRNLEPSGLWALMENYKPARKDSRVFNRRVRNRIVNLAVQLEESADAGQFQDHVVEFYREFGVGKFGLNKAFRIIEKEEGQPVIIDPIINVEHIYFKDIVGYELQKQKLIENTEAFVDGKEANNVLLFGDAGTGKSSSVKAVLNEYYGRGLRIIEVYKHQFKGLSDVLGQIKDRNYKFIIYMDDLSFEDYELEYKYLKAILEGGLGKRPGNVLIYATSNRRHLIREKFSDKRELDDELHNNDTVQEKLSLAARFGVTIYYGSPDKRQFETIVKTLADRHGFDMPEQELFAEANKWELSHGGLSGRTAAQFITHLKARR; encoded by the coding sequence ATGGATATCAAAGATTTAGTAATATATAGGAACCTGGAGTACCAGGAGCTGTTTCGTGATATCGCCCATCTGATGGGATACGCACAGGGAGGCCATGAGCCTGACGGCGCGTCCTGCGGAGGACGCCTTGCGGAGCTGGCTGTTAAGTACGGATTTGAGGGAAACCTCTGGCATTGTTTCCTGGCCTTCTGTCTGGCAAACAATGAAAATGCATACACTACCACATGCGAGATAACAGGGCCGGCAGGCGGCTCCCTGGATGAACTGGCCAGGGAGGACTGCCGTATCTTCAAGGCCCTGTTTGATTACGACATACGAAACCTGGAACCCTCCGGCCTGTGGGCCCTTATGGAAAATTATAAGCCGGCCAGGAAGGACAGCCGTGTATTTAACCGGCGGGTCAGAAACAGGATTGTGAACCTGGCAGTGCAGCTGGAGGAATCCGCGGACGCAGGGCAGTTCCAGGACCATGTGGTGGAATTCTACAGGGAATTCGGCGTAGGAAAATTCGGGCTCAATAAGGCGTTCCGCATCATCGAGAAGGAGGAAGGCCAGCCTGTCATCATAGATCCCATCATCAATGTGGAGCATATATATTTTAAGGACATAGTGGGCTATGAACTTCAGAAGCAGAAACTCATAGAGAATACAGAAGCCTTTGTGGACGGAAAGGAAGCCAACAACGTACTCCTCTTTGGAGACGCGGGAACCGGCAAGTCCTCCAGCGTCAAGGCGGTGCTCAATGAATATTATGGCAGGGGTCTGCGCATCATTGAGGTATATAAGCATCAGTTTAAGGGGCTGTCCGATGTGCTGGGGCAGATTAAGGACAGAAATTACAAGTTCATCATTTATATGGACGACCTTTCATTTGAAGATTATGAACTTGAGTATAAATATCTGAAGGCGATTTTAGAGGGAGGACTGGGCAAGCGCCCGGGCAACGTGCTTATCTATGCAACCTCCAACCGCCGCCACCTTATCCGTGAGAAGTTCAGCGACAAGCGGGAGCTGGACGACGAGCTTCACAACAACGACACGGTGCAGGAAAAGCTGTCTCTGGCAGCCAGGTTCGGGGTAACCATCTATTACGGCTCGCCGGATAAGAGACAGTTTGAGACCATAGTAAAAACGCTGGCGGATCGCCATGGCTTTGATATGCCGGAGCAGGAGCTCTTTGCCGAGGCCAACAAGTGGGAGCTGAGCCACGGAGGTTTGTCGGGAAGAACGGCCGCACAGTTCATAACCCATCTGAAGGCAAGGCGGTAG
- a CDS encoding bifunctional chorismate mutase/prephenate dehydratase: protein MENLDLQEIRGRLDEIDTRLVELFEKRMELCGQVAEFKIGTGKAVYDGQREKQKLDAVAAMARNEFNRKGVHELFSQIITISRRLQYRLLAEHGKGGDTGFTMVDELKREGVRVVYQGVKGAYGHRAALQYFGEDADVYHVPVFEDAMIEVEEGRADYGVLPIENSLAGAVIDNYDNLLKHDIYIVAETKVAVDHALLGLPEASLEDIRRVYSHPQGLMQCSGYLGAHRQWSQISVENTAGAAKKVLEEGDISQAAVASPTAGALYGLKVLESSINNNKNNTTRFIIVARKPMYRKDAGKVSICFEGLHKSGSLYNMLGNFIYNDVNMLMIESRPIEGRSWEYRFFVDVEGSLSDPAIRNALLGISEEAVSMRILGNY from the coding sequence ATGGAGAATCTGGATTTACAGGAAATCAGGGGCCGGCTGGATGAGATAGACACCAGGCTGGTGGAACTGTTTGAGAAGCGGATGGAGCTTTGCGGCCAGGTGGCTGAATTTAAGATTGGAACGGGAAAGGCTGTTTACGACGGGCAGCGGGAAAAGCAGAAGCTGGACGCGGTGGCCGCCATGGCCCGCAATGAATTTAACAGGAAGGGAGTACACGAGCTCTTTTCACAGATTATAACCATCAGCCGCAGGCTCCAGTACCGTCTTCTGGCAGAGCACGGCAAGGGCGGGGATACCGGCTTTACCATGGTGGACGAGCTGAAGCGGGAAGGCGTGCGGGTTGTCTACCAGGGCGTGAAGGGGGCCTACGGCCACAGGGCCGCCCTCCAGTATTTTGGCGAAGATGCCGATGTATACCATGTCCCGGTCTTTGAGGATGCCATGATAGAGGTGGAGGAGGGAAGGGCTGACTATGGAGTGCTTCCCATTGAAAATTCCCTGGCTGGGGCCGTGATTGACAACTACGATAATCTGCTGAAGCATGACATATACATTGTGGCCGAGACAAAGGTGGCGGTGGACCACGCGCTTTTAGGCCTGCCGGAAGCCTCGCTTGAGGATATCAGGCGGGTGTATTCCCATCCCCAGGGACTGATGCAGTGTTCCGGGTATCTGGGCGCCCACAGGCAGTGGAGCCAGATAAGCGTGGAGAATACAGCCGGGGCAGCCAAGAAAGTGCTGGAAGAGGGGGATATATCCCAGGCAGCCGTGGCCAGTCCCACAGCAGGAGCGCTTTACGGCCTTAAGGTACTGGAATCCTCCATTAACAACAATAAGAACAATACCACCAGGTTCATTATCGTTGCCAGGAAGCCCATGTACAGGAAGGACGCGGGAAAGGTAAGCATCTGTTTTGAAGGTTTACATAAGAGCGGATCCCTGTACAATATGCTGGGAAATTTTATTTACAACGATGTGAACATGCTTATGATAGAATCCCGCCCCATAGAGGGACGCAGCTGGGAATACAGGTTCTTCGTGGACGTGGAGGGGTCGCTGAGCGACCCGGCAATCCGCAACGCGCTGTTAGGAATCTCCGAGGAAGCAGTCAGCATGAGGATTTTGGGAAATTATTAG
- a CDS encoding lysophospholipid acyltransferase family protein — protein MIRIILVAMTVVLYLIFSVPVLTMLRLRAKKDPVGVQEKSLSKIQGVFRFILKLAGVTYEVQGLENIPSDRAVLYVGNHRSYFDILVGYVTVPGLTGFVAKKEMLKIPLLRTWMQRVNCLFLDRVDIKEGLKTILEGIEKVKSGVSIWIFPEGTRNENQELTGLLPFHEGSLKIAQKSGCPVIPVAITGTAEIFEQHLPFVKPSHVCIRYGTPIYIKELPAEERKFPGAYTRDVIAGMLKDMKEGQEQDK, from the coding sequence ATGATACGTATCATATTGGTGGCCATGACGGTCGTACTGTACCTGATTTTTTCCGTGCCGGTACTGACCATGCTCAGACTCAGGGCCAAAAAGGATCCTGTGGGAGTCCAGGAAAAAAGTCTCAGCAAGATTCAGGGGGTGTTCCGCTTTATATTGAAGCTGGCAGGCGTTACATACGAGGTGCAGGGGCTGGAGAACATACCGTCAGACAGGGCTGTCCTCTATGTGGGGAACCACAGGAGCTATTTTGACATACTGGTAGGCTATGTGACGGTTCCGGGGCTGACCGGGTTCGTGGCTAAGAAGGAGATGTTAAAGATCCCCCTTCTGCGCACCTGGATGCAGAGGGTCAATTGTCTGTTTTTGGACCGCGTGGACATAAAAGAGGGACTGAAGACCATCCTGGAGGGCATCGAGAAGGTAAAATCCGGCGTATCCATATGGATATTTCCGGAGGGTACCCGTAATGAGAATCAGGAGCTGACCGGGCTTCTGCCTTTCCATGAGGGAAGCCTGAAGATTGCGCAGAAAAGCGGATGCCCTGTCATACCGGTGGCCATCACAGGTACGGCGGAGATATTTGAACAGCACCTGCCCTTCGTAAAGCCCAGCCATGTGTGCATACGCTATGGAACACCTATCTATATTAAGGAGCTCCCGGCTGAAGAACGTAAGTTTCCCGGGGCATATACAAGGGACGTTATAGCAGGTATGCTGAAAGATATGAAGGAAGGACAGGAGCAGGATAAATAA
- a CDS encoding putative ABC transporter permease has product MAMRAQTGQIDHENKIYELFLNFCRCGIAGWCLEVMFTSVDSIMAGDWRLIGRTSLIMFPIYGMGALLFPISRFIDSWLTGLPGLEDAGQDRLSRAGRAIRHGLVYMVLIFIAEYITGIWLTSMGICPWNYSLWPDNVGGVIRLKFAPLWFMTGLLFEYLTKPKGGD; this is encoded by the coding sequence ATGGCTATGAGAGCGCAGACAGGACAAATCGACCACGAAAATAAAATATATGAATTATTCCTTAACTTTTGCAGATGCGGAATCGCAGGATGGTGCCTGGAGGTCATGTTTACCTCTGTGGACTCCATTATGGCCGGGGACTGGCGGCTGATAGGCCGCACCTCCCTTATTATGTTTCCCATCTACGGCATGGGGGCGCTCCTGTTTCCCATAAGCCGGTTTATCGACAGCTGGCTTACCGGGCTTCCGGGACTGGAGGACGCGGGGCAGGACAGGCTCAGCCGTGCCGGGCGGGCCATACGCCACGGACTGGTTTATATGGTGCTGATTTTTATTGCGGAGTATATAACCGGCATATGGCTGACCAGCATGGGAATCTGCCCATGGAACTACTCCCTGTGGCCCGACAATGTGGGCGGGGTCATACGGCTCAAGTTCGCACCACTCTGGTTTATGACGGGTCTCCTGTTTGAATATCTCACAAAGCCCAAGGGCGGCGATTAA
- the cls gene encoding cardiolipin synthase, translated as MEIIWSTVLTVWGWLLDHLLYINLAFSIIIIFFQRRDPRSVWTWLLALYFIPVFGIVFYLLFGQDMKKSRMFRVKEVSDRLNLPVKSQEDIIRSDDMPEEMMDPMSRDFKSLIIYNLETSGSVLTVNNQVQIYTDGQAKFEALRNALRQARRFIHIQYYIIKNDELFDSIVPILLDKVREGVEVRILCDGMGGRFMPKKRWDQMRRAGIKVGVFFPPFLGWLNLRVNYRNHRKIVVVDGATGFVGGFNIGREYISRDPKFGYWRDTHLEIKGEAAISLQIRFALDWNYVTGENLFKEIRYFGEEAEYARRWLNGQIHAVWPDPEHVSEMVCMQIITSGPDTREPHIRNNYLELFHKAKHHIYIQTPYFIPDDAIFSSLKIAALSGVDVRLMIPCKPDHPFVYWATCSYAGELLDYGARVYVYENGFLHSKGIMVDGRVSCYGTANMDIRSFELNFEVNATIYDEEVTGQLEEAFMNDLPHCREITREEYGDRNLWMRIKEQSSRLLSPLL; from the coding sequence ATGGAAATAATCTGGAGTACGGTATTGACGGTATGGGGATGGCTGCTGGACCATCTGCTGTATATCAACCTGGCATTTTCTATTATTATCATATTTTTTCAGCGCAGGGACCCAAGAAGTGTATGGACCTGGCTTCTGGCCCTGTATTTCATCCCGGTGTTCGGAATCGTCTTTTACCTGCTCTTTGGCCAGGATATGAAAAAGAGCAGGATGTTCCGGGTGAAGGAAGTCAGCGACAGGCTGAACCTGCCGGTCAAAAGCCAGGAGGATATCATCCGCTCCGACGACATGCCGGAGGAAATGATGGACCCCATGTCCAGGGATTTTAAGAGCCTGATTATCTATAATCTGGAAACATCGGGATCCGTGCTCACCGTGAACAACCAGGTACAGATATACACAGACGGACAGGCAAAATTTGAAGCCCTGAGAAACGCCCTGCGCCAGGCCCGCCGGTTTATCCACATCCAGTACTATATCATCAAGAACGATGAACTGTTTGACTCCATTGTCCCCATTCTTCTGGATAAGGTAAGGGAAGGTGTGGAAGTGAGAATCCTGTGCGACGGCATGGGAGGCCGCTTCATGCCGAAGAAGCGTTGGGACCAGATGCGCCGCGCCGGGATTAAGGTAGGGGTATTCTTCCCTCCCTTTTTGGGATGGCTGAATCTGAGGGTGAATTACCGCAACCACCGTAAAATCGTGGTGGTGGACGGCGCCACGGGTTTTGTGGGAGGCTTCAATATAGGCCGGGAATATATATCCCGTGATCCTAAGTTTGGCTACTGGCGTGATACCCACCTGGAAATAAAGGGGGAGGCAGCCATCAGTCTTCAGATTCGCTTTGCGCTGGACTGGAACTACGTGACAGGGGAGAACCTGTTTAAGGAAATCCGGTACTTTGGGGAGGAAGCAGAGTATGCCAGGCGGTGGCTGAACGGCCAGATCCATGCTGTCTGGCCGGACCCGGAGCATGTAAGCGAGATGGTCTGCATGCAGATTATCACCAGCGGACCGGATACCAGGGAGCCCCATATACGGAATAACTACCTGGAGCTGTTTCACAAGGCAAAGCACCATATCTATATACAGACCCCTTATTTCATACCGGATGACGCCATATTTTCCAGTCTTAAGATTGCGGCCCTTTCAGGTGTGGATGTGCGGCTGATGATTCCCTGCAAGCCGGACCACCCCTTTGTGTACTGGGCCACCTGCTCCTATGCAGGGGAGCTTCTGGATTATGGGGCCAGGGTTTATGTGTATGAAAACGGCTTCCTCCACTCCAAGGGCATCATGGTAGACGGAAGGGTGAGCTGCTATGGAACAGCTAACATGGATATACGAAGCTTTGAACTGAATTTTGAGGTCAATGCCACCATTTATGACGAGGAAGTCACAGGCCAGCTGGAAGAGGCGTTTATGAATGACCTGCCCCACTGCCGGGAAATCACCAGGGAAGAGTATGGGGACAGAAACTTGTGGATGCGCATAAAGGAACAGTCCAGCCGGCTCCTGTCCCCGCTATTGTAG
- a CDS encoding type IV pilin protein, whose product MSLEIKPRMWYNEPLSAAYGGKWKMRKKDMKKKKNSAFTLVELIAVVAILSILLCIAVPNMMSFINAAHEAAAKTEAQICVDAVQRYLNDERERGTLAAPKLLRLMSLDLSNPDSPLKDYISGGQKEARIVSVKVDLGTGRLSYLEYGNRYGTVKLNIDEEGNITEAEN is encoded by the coding sequence TTGAGTCTGGAAATTAAGCCCCGCATGTGGTACAATGAGCCATTATCGGCGGCTTACGGCGGGAAATGGAAAATGAGGAAAAAGGACATGAAGAAAAAGAAAAATTCCGCGTTTACCCTGGTGGAACTGATTGCGGTGGTCGCAATCCTGTCCATACTGCTGTGTATCGCGGTGCCTAATATGATGAGCTTTATTAACGCTGCCCATGAGGCAGCGGCAAAAACAGAGGCCCAGATTTGTGTGGATGCGGTCCAGCGTTACCTGAATGACGAGAGGGAAAGGGGGACGCTGGCAGCCCCAAAGCTACTCAGGCTTATGAGTCTGGATCTCAGCAATCCCGACAGTCCGTTAAAGGATTATATTTCCGGAGGACAGAAGGAGGCCAGAATTGTCTCCGTGAAGGTGGACCTGGGCACAGGACGTCTGAGCTATCTGGAATATGGAAACCGGTACGGCACTGTGAAACTGAACATTGACGAGGAAGGAAATATAACGGAAGCGGAAAACTAG
- a CDS encoding type II secretion system protein → MSIHMKKGKKRTEGFTLVELICVIAILGILVAIAVPSYRGIQDKSAEQVAITNARSNYTLGKAQQDMLDAGVLKNSEKEEYHFDKDSNSAYWEGQINGRTYKAYYYGDTGEGKIESGN, encoded by the coding sequence ATGAGCATACATATGAAAAAGGGAAAAAAGAGAACGGAAGGATTTACGCTGGTGGAACTAATCTGTGTCATTGCCATACTGGGAATACTGGTGGCAATAGCAGTGCCCTCCTACCGGGGAATCCAGGACAAATCAGCGGAACAGGTAGCCATAACCAATGCCAGGTCGAATTATACCCTGGGAAAGGCGCAGCAGGACATGTTAGATGCGGGTGTCTTAAAGAACTCTGAGAAAGAGGAGTACCATTTTGACAAAGATAGTAACAGTGCCTACTGGGAAGGCCAGATAAACGGAAGGACGTATAAGGCTTATTATTACGGCGATACCGGTGAGGGCAAGATTGAGTCTGGAAATTAA
- a CDS encoding GspE/PulE family protein: protein MPDKIPIENMLIDRGYLTRGQLDRAMRLKEGRPDSSIEEILTEFGYVTEADLLSCAAARDHMEVAPFGPLRADRKAAAVIEPSFAVRNRILPMRFEEECLMVAAAYPVSPDVLAELETLSGMEVRAVLAQEKELKQALRKAYGNAPEHVYGENAYVSMTEPGAAPGGSVSELSFMERVESAPVVRMVNAVIEEAFHKNASDIHVEPGKNDLVIRIRINGDLMVHTTLKMEFHRPMITRLKLMAGMDIAEKRLPQDGKYHYERGEVSTDLRISTLPSIYGEKAVLRLLGNDRDNSLMDIRRLGMEEEQRTAFEHILKAPHGMVLVTGPTGSGKTTTLYAALNRMVKKKINIVTVEDPAEKVMEGITQVQVNSKAGLTFASALRSILRQDPDVIMVGEMRDEETVDIGVRAAITGHLVLSTLHTNDCASTIHRLRNMGVPPYMAAASLSGIVAQRLVKLLCPSCRQPYVPDERERRIFAERKKHIPDRLWRAAGCPLCGGTGYTRRTAVYEIMDVDEQIRAMILDKEPLSSIREYQEQKGSMPLRDHVLRMAAGGQTDMEEVEKMLYSVQ, encoded by the coding sequence GTGCCAGATAAAATACCCATAGAAAACATGCTGATTGACAGGGGATATCTGACCCGGGGACAACTGGACCGCGCCATGCGTCTTAAGGAGGGAAGGCCGGACAGCTCCATTGAGGAAATACTGACAGAGTTCGGTTATGTTACAGAGGCAGATCTTCTGTCCTGCGCGGCTGCCAGGGACCATATGGAGGTGGCGCCTTTCGGCCCTCTCAGGGCTGACCGCAAGGCAGCCGCCGTGATTGAGCCGTCCTTTGCCGTGAGGAACCGGATTCTTCCCATGAGATTTGAAGAGGAATGTCTTATGGTGGCAGCAGCCTATCCGGTGTCTCCCGATGTGCTGGCAGAGTTGGAAACCCTGTCCGGCATGGAGGTAAGGGCAGTGCTGGCGCAGGAGAAGGAGCTGAAGCAGGCGCTTAGAAAAGCCTATGGCAATGCGCCGGAGCATGTATACGGGGAGAATGCATATGTTTCAATGACGGAACCTGGCGCAGCGCCGGGAGGCTCTGTTTCTGAACTGTCCTTCATGGAGCGGGTGGAAAGCGCTCCCGTGGTGCGCATGGTCAATGCGGTCATCGAGGAAGCCTTTCATAAAAATGCCAGCGACATTCATGTGGAGCCGGGAAAGAACGATCTGGTCATCCGCATCAGAATCAACGGAGACCTGATGGTCCATACTACACTTAAAATGGAATTCCACCGTCCCATGATAACCAGGCTTAAGCTGATGGCCGGCATGGACATTGCGGAAAAACGTCTTCCGCAGGATGGAAAATACCACTATGAGCGGGGTGAGGTGTCCACGGACCTGAGAATCTCCACTCTGCCCTCTATCTATGGTGAAAAGGCAGTTCTCAGGCTTTTGGGAAATGACAGGGACAACTCACTGATGGATATAAGGCGCCTGGGTATGGAGGAAGAACAGAGAACCGCATTTGAACATATCCTTAAGGCGCCTCACGGTATGGTCCTGGTGACAGGTCCCACGGGAAGCGGAAAAACAACAACCCTGTACGCTGCCTTAAACCGAATGGTGAAAAAGAAAATCAACATAGTCACGGTGGAGGACCCGGCAGAGAAGGTCATGGAGGGAATTACCCAGGTCCAGGTAAATTCCAAAGCCGGCCTTACATTTGCGTCTGCCCTGCGCTCCATCCTAAGGCAGGACCCGGACGTGATCATGGTAGGTGAAATGAGGGATGAGGAGACAGTGGACATCGGAGTAAGGGCAGCTATTACAGGGCATCTGGTTCTGTCCACCCTTCACACCAATGACTGCGCTTCCACAATCCACAGACTTCGCAACATGGGAGTCCCTCCTTATATGGCAGCGGCTTCCCTGTCCGGCATCGTGGCCCAGAGGCTGGTAAAGCTGCTCTGTCCCAGCTGCCGCCAACCCTACGTTCCGGATGAGCGGGAGCGCAGGATATTCGCGGAGCGGAAGAAACATATTCCGGACAGACTGTGGAGAGCTGCGGGCTGTCCTCTTTGCGGCGGTACAGGGTATACCAGAAGGACAGCGGTCTATGAGATAATGGATGTGGATGAACAGATCAGGGCCATGATACTTGATAAGGAGCCGCTTTCATCCATCCGTGAATACCAGGAGCAGAAAGGCTCCATGCCTCTCAGGGATCATGTCCTGAGGATGGCTGCGGGCGGACAGACCGATATGGAGGAGGTTGAGAAAATGCTGTATTCCGTCCAGTAG